AGTAAAAAACTTATTTatcattgtaaataaaatatttctgtaGTATACAAAATGTATACAACTTGTAATTTATTTCTGTTAACTTATCTGCAagggtttttaaaaaataaaatgacaaaaaccTAATAATTGTGCGTGATTTATTTAAAGAgtattttaagctctgtctacactatccaaaaaatgtgatgtgcccaaatatgggcatgacgatgtcatattactaccatatttgggcacatcacacttttcttgtcaaactagtttgatagtgtagacagagttttatttTCACTATGTTAGAACATTGGTTAACACATTTTTTCAAACTGGGACACAAAAGAATATATTTGAAGAATAAAATGCATTAgtagtaaaatattgtaaaaagaaaacacaatagATTAGGGAAAAAGAGTATTTATTGCATCAACATTTTGAATTCTTTATTCAGTCTACCTAACTTACCTAACTTAACTAACAAAAgatttaacaaacaaaatgtagaTTAAAGGAGAATTATTTTTACTGCAAAATAttctacaaaacaaaaaaagtgcAATAGAAATGTgctaaaaaaagtataattagAAATGTgctaaaaaaagtataatttaaattcaaatagtAGACAAGTGTGGTTTTTTTGTGAATAGTGTTACGGtcaactatattattatatatgttaTCTTATTTCTATTGACAGTTATTGGTGCACCTACAGTAGTTACCTGTGCCATTAATAGAAAAGAAGCATGACCGATCATGCCGACAGAAAACAAGGCATTAGGTGCACGGTCAACTGTCACTCTGTCGACCATCATCATcggtttttaataatatatattttatttcacttttttcataaaacattttgtacataaatagtttttaaaaacaaatatttgaagaaatttaatttgaaattataCAAAAAGCCTGAAAGAGAAAAGCATTGCGATTAGTGTAATAGAGCCACAGATTACTTGCGAACGGGATGGCTCAGTTGGTTCTGGAACCGATGGATCTTTTGTGACATCAAAGTCGTCACGACTGTTCACGTTTGTAAAAATGTACGGGTGTTCCTAAACAAATAACAAGAAAATAAACTTTTTATCTGCATTGGGCATGGGTATTGGTAGCTAACACTATTTctgaaattatataataatacttgAGTAATATTAAAGGAGTAAAATTATTGTTATGATAAAACATAAGCTTACACAGCCAATagtatattgtattataatgaATACAAGTATAGTACATTGTGACAACATTATGTGTACAAGTCTCTTAGATAAATTTGAAacattatcacatatttttgaAGACAAATTTTATAATGGAATTAGAAATAATCTTTTACCTTTGTCGGGCAAATTAAATCTGAAAATGGCTGCCAAGTTGTTCTTTTCTGGCCTACAGGCGTCATCTGTAGATAATACAACATTTacagaaaatatacaaaaactAACATGATAAACGAAAGGAGCTATTATCCCATCAGAATTAAATATACCAATGACCTCATACTAGAGAACCAAGCTACTTCAAATGCTCagatcatatattatattattattactgtatattgtattcATATCTTcatagtgtatatatatatatatatgtatgtatgtatgtaatgcatatgaaaatatatatattagcaACCTTTAGTACTGGAAGTACTGTACACAGCACTTGAGTAAAAAACTCATTCTGCACATGCTCACAAACATATGTGACTGTTAGGCTCAATATCTAAGTAGTCGTGCAGTGCATCAatggtaaataaatataaatataaaatttcaaatttcaaaatggtACATATACCTGTAGAATAATCTATTCTTCTAGTATAGACCCTCAATATGATTCTAGTTGCTTTGAATGTATTCATgtcatattgaaatataaataaccATTGACGGAAACAAATAATTTTGACTTGAGCATTACCTCTGGTTTAAATACTGCTTTCTTAACTACAGTTGACTTTGAGTTGACTTACCATGTTGTTCCAGAGTTCACCAGCCCCAGCTGAGTGCCCTTTGCTACTAAAGTGGAAACAATCTGGAGCAAAGAAGCTAAAATCTGGATTACCATTCTAGTAAGAGAATAATTATTACTACATTTTCAAGTACACTATAACCTTAAAAGCCTACTCTATGAATAAAAGACTATGAACATGGTCAACTGTGCATGGCATTCCTTGTTTCTTATCGGCACAGTCAACCGCAATTCTGTATTCTAATTGGTTCATTGAATGGTCAACTGTGCATGGCATTCCTTGTTTCTTATCGGCACAGTCAACCGCAATTCTGTATTCTAATTGGTACATTGAATGGTCAACTGTGCTCATAGGAAAAAAGATTACAGGAACAGTTGACTTTTATGCACTGCATTAACTCTATGATTTAACTGTTTTACTATGTTCATGTATTGTCTTACTTCGTCAACTGGTGGGTCTGTCTTCGTAAAGAATGGTTGGGAAATTGCTGTAAAATCCTCCTTTGTGTCAAactttccactttttaaaagttCTATAGTCCAgtcctacaaaataacatacgATGTATgataaatatgaaaacaatcaCACATTCAATTTCGCTTTTGAACATACTGTATCTTGAAAtggatatttatttttatttttttattttattcaatcgaaaccaacagcgataattaccgccacttacaggtttgatacaaacaaagccaggactttttaaagcaccttgattggtcctaacattgatcaagggcttctctcgtccagtgaccaccttgaccagaggaaaggcataaGCCAATATGTGTGAGGCATTTACTAgatgatttcaaatgcctaacgggaccccagttccatatacagcacccaaTACTCCCAgttggtctcccatccaagctctaaccaggcccaacgttgcttaacttcggtgatctgatgAGAACcagtgtttcaacgtggtaaagccgtattaAAATTGAGTAAaaggtttaaaaaatgtaaatgtatatatCCAGCTCAGGTAATAAATTCTCTTATACACTTTTAGTAACTCTGTATTagaatagtacagtagtagtaagaCATAACAAACCTGATAATTCTGAGTGATCTTTCGCAAATGAACAGCAGTTTCGTTTGGTAAAAACATTGCACAATCGCAGTAAACACTAAAATCAAAGTAAATtattgttgaggaatataatattcatttgttttatttccttaaaaaaatatattaactttgttggtttgtttacatctaCATCATTTATCTAAAATTGTTTCTACTCCATTTTAAAGGCAGACAAAAGATGTTTGAAACTTTCTtgaaacattttgtttacttacATATGAAGTGCATCGCATTTAAAAGAAGATATCTCCTCAACTGCTGGAATATTTAGAATGATTACAACATTGACTATGGTATGCGGCagctgacaaaaaaaaaagaaacattgttGTGTATCAAAACAAACCAAATGATTTGCATATATTATCAGTTATTTTCCAAATAAACTCAACATAACATACTGTAGTAAGGCCTATGTGTATAGTATATGTAAATTAAGCCTAATACTCCTATTAACAATTGATTAGTCACAAAACTTTgtgtgtgtggggggggggggggagcaaTGGCTGCACTTCCCCttcttccccccccccccacccccaaaTCTGTCCACTTACATCAGTCTGCATGATGGTAAGGGCTTCATCGATGTACGCAACATACTGATGAGGGTCAAATTTATTTGGATTGTCACAGTACTGACAAAGGTCATTTCCACCGATAAATAACGTCACAAGTTTCCAGTCGTTTTCAAAATCCACAAAAGGATCGTTCTTCATTTTGCCTATCATGCGTCGTACTTGGGTGGGCATGTGTCTAAAAGATACAATATGTGGATATAGTGTAATAAATGTGTTATtgattaaataggcctacatacagtataaatattactTCCCTTTACATTCACAGCGTAATAATCATATCAAATCAgtttaataaaatcataaaatagcCTTGATAGTAAGTTATGTACAGAACGTCATCAAAAGTAATTGAAATAAGCAAAGCTTGTAGTCAGAGACCCTTAAAAGAAGTAATGATTAAAGTTAATACtattaataacaacaataaaaacaaaacaagaataaATTACTTTAAGAAGatgattattattcatattattataactttCTTTGAACATGATAGCTTGTTTCACCATAGATTGTTGTTATTCTACTGTAGAAGGCCGTGTTGACATTATAATTGTTAGGTAAAAATGAACTAagagaaaaatgaaataaaataaatataaatttacaaagaattacaacaaaaaatatgataaatattgaaatatgttTGACGTTGAGATAAGTTAAAAAGAATTTAATCAACTAACTCTGCTCTTGCTCCAGGTACTGCACAATTAAAATTAGTTCCTTCACTATTTTCATCACCGTTTCCAACAGAATAACCATAGACATCTTCATTGAATTCTTTCAATATAtctataacaaaattaataataaaccaTTTCTTGACAACAAGTTACTTTGAAGATTGTGGCATCTTCATAAATAAAGTTGCTGCTAATTGACTAGTAGTTGAAATTAACGAACACAATATGATATCACTGTACAAGCACATGCATTACTTACTGGGAATCGTTACTACACTTTGTGTTAATGACTGCAGGCTACCATCACCTCCAATACTATAAGTAAGataagagaaataaaaaaaattacaactactgtactgtacattttcaGACTAAAATTctactatctaggcctataaacaatgaaaatatcTTGAGAAAAAAGTACCCCACCGTAGCCCTACAGTAAGCATATTGTGGGGTCCAAGAAACAGAAAGAAGTTCACCTCCATGACCGTCCACGAGCCTCAACTATAACACCAGGCAATGCACATGCTCCTGCTCCGTTTGCAGcctaatataaattttaaaaatgttaaagagctaatgtaatacagtagtaaaaacAGAAAATGGATATACTTAGTAATTACAGAATGAGTACATGACATTGTTTTAAAAGCTTGATCAATAAAGGTGAAATGAACCATGTTTCCCAGGAGCACTTAAGTGAGTCATTTTACTCTTCACATTTAGATTAACGGAATCTATCTAAGTGAATATAATTTAAGGAAATCCTTAAATATTAATTGCTATAAATTTAaaggaaatatctcacttaagtgtgatttgTGGATACGGCCACGGCTCTATAGTAGTTTGCAAGCTTAAaccataaaaataaacaaataaacaatcaATCTTACCGTAATAGAATCGCCTACTGCGCCAACAACTTTGATATCAGCTGGTCTCACCCGATGAGCTATTAGGAGATAAGATTGTAGATTTTAATGGGTTTTAACACGCTTGAATAGataaatttattaatacatttcttCATGCATTACTGTACCAGTTGGATCacaagacacaactttgtgctgattactagatgcattatgggagtaGGTTTCGATATGCGTTTGATACATAAAAATTTACCAGGGTAATAATGTAAGGCGATAAAAGTGCTttatataacaacaaatattattactacTGTTATAGTAAAAGTTTTACCATGGATAAAATATTTTCTCCAACCTACAGTAGAGATCTACCAACTTAAACCACCTAGAATCCAACTTACCAGAAGTAGGTACAGTCTCTGAGGGACCGGTGTCTGGGCAATCAATTTTTAATGATGTTTTCTATAAAACAAAGCAAAGTACTATACTGTAATGTATTAATACTACTGCTATCCCActtttgatataattattaatttataatgttttaattttacaatcatctccaatgatatttttaataactatatttCAAAATCCATATGCAATTCAGTGTTAATCTAAGATTCGTGGACCCAATGGTCATATTTACCATTCACATTAGGCctcaacatttaaaaataaaatttaattccTAAATATTTAACTGATTTAAGTCAAATACTTGATTTAAGTGATTTGGAACAGATTTTGTCAAatcatgaattaaaatatttgaaaataatcttacatatggtaGAAAGCACTCTGGATAGTCTGGGATTGGCAGTTCTGGTAGTCCTGTTGGAATCGTTAGGTTCTCACCAACACGTGCTGGTGTCTCTTCAAATGAATTCAGAACCTTGACGTAATTCTGCCATTCAACTTAAggaacataaaaaataaatttaaaaactaaatattaaatatggaagtttaaacattttatattttaccagGTACACATTAGAATCAAATAGCATTATACATTCAAAAGTCCCAAATATCCAATCAAACAACTGGAAATTCTATCAAACAGAACCTTATTTCTAATATTGAAATTGCAAATATAGGAAAACCGGACTTCCTGTGtcaacctaaagctctgtctacactatcaaactagtttgacaacaaaagtgtgatgagcccaaatatggtagtgatatgcttaaatattatagtgatttgacatcatcatgttcatataatggacaaatcaatttttttggtcacataataAAGTTTAGACAAAGTTTAAGGGTGTCTGGTACTGGGAGAGTTGAGTGTATTATTTTTACCAGGGTTTGAACACTCCAATCAAATTTAAACATGTTTGTTATTATCAATTCTGATCTAAAGTGAACATATACATACCATCGTTACTCTGTGTAAAACATCCACCAACGAATAGAAACAAGAAAACCACCTGAAACCTCATTTTTAAAATCTGAATTCTTTAGCCCACTATGAAAGCAACCTTAAGTGTAAGGTACTTGTGTAGTTAAGTCAAAGGTCTGGGGAGTTGCGGGCCAAAGTTAGATTATAAGGATAACAAAGTACTGTATCATTATTATGAATTGCTAATAAGTTGAACTAATATTTACACTGATCTATTGGCTTCTATATAATGTTGATTTTTGATAATACTAATCATTACATCGAACCATTACGCCTAAATTGAGACATTAAGGCATTTGGATCGTCTGTATTTATGGGCCTATTTTGTTACCAAATTAGATATAGGTCAACAccgtattatttttaaataaatacattatagataatatagttagacaaacaatatattaacaaaagtCAACACAATATGTTTAGGAAGTTTCTAGGCCTACAAACTACACTATACACAACTCAATAATGAAGCTATCATGTATAAAAGTCATTCTGTGTACACGCTCAGAAACATACATACACAGGATGACTGTTAGACTCAATAGCTGCATAGTGACGTCATGAAAAGCAATCATGTGTAAAAGTCATTATGCATATGCTCAGAAACATATGAGCATGTACAGAATGACTGTTAGACTCAATAGCCACATAGTGACAACATGATTGATTGATGATTGATAATATCTCAATTTAGAGTTCTCAAAcagaaatattaaatttatatatctATGTAGTCATCAGCTAAAATTTGACATTctaaaatgaaatacagtacacattaagaaaatgaaatattgcTACTAAAGGTTTACAAATTGTACATAAAgtagttttattcatttgtccAGTGTCTACGTACCAAAAAAAATCTGGACAGACAATACAAACAAATGGATTGTTTTATACAGTGATGCAACGGCTATTATATgcatagcctagcctcgactccAGCAGATGCTGAGCTCTGGAAACAAGTAAGTAAAtaagcgctcactggctaaacccaggggcccagAGCTCAAGGGGCCCCTAGAGAATGAGCAGTTCAAATCAACTAACCagcattggagggccccttacgagtgctaaaccaggggccttagCCCTATGCCACtggttttatataatttacagaatgaaatatgttttcttttctgtattTGTGATGGAATCAAGTCCTTAATGAATATGTACATGGGTGGGACCAGCAGGTGTGGGTGGCTTGGTTTTTCACCCTCCTAAATTAAGAAAATGATAATGCAATAGATAAGATCCAGATTAAGTTCAGCACACCAGTTCACCACGAGGTGAGTATTTTCTGTCTAGTCATTTGAGTAAATCATGAATGAGGTCGACATAACGTATGACTGCCTCACAAGTCAACGCACTTTGCATTTGATCAACTTAATCCTTGTAATCTGGCTTGGAGATAAGCAGAAGTAGCCCAAGTACCTTACAGTTCATAATAAGGTAAGATACACCAGAACCATTTATTTGAAAATTCTATGTCTTTTAGAACCTTGTCCACAATAGTACACTTAAAGCCTTGTCTGCACCATCAAACTAGtgcacaaaaaaagtgtgatgtgttcaaatatggtagtgatatgaacaGCATTCTCCAGTAACTGTGTAAACAGGCTTGACAAACTTCTCCAACATGTGGAAATGTGGAGTATGTAAACGTTTGGTGaggtttgctagtgtagactaaGCTAATATAATTTTCACTCCTGCAAGAagtaacaacttgtaaccaggtttgcctAGTGGAAAGACAATTTTGTCACAATTTGAATCTCACAAGATTTCACAAGGAACCCCAATCATCATAGTCATCAAGAAGCATGCAACTATGCTTTCCTCCCAAGATTTCTCACAGTTAGACTGCACAACACCAGTAGCTACGACATTAAAACAAGTGGCGTACTCTCTGTTATCGGGAAAATAATTCACGCACAGAGATgaagttttaatttatataattaaatatccaGGAGCGCATGATTCTTGGAAACTGAACAATTCTCCTTCGGTGAGTGAGCACTTCAATCGCTTTCGTCACCTGATGATTTTACTTCACCATCACTATCACTCGCACTTCCAAAGATTTCTTCTTCATCTTTTTCTTTCCTTCTTTCCATATCGTCCTCTTCATCTTCCTCTTTAACTTCTTCCTCGTGTTCACTCTCTTTTTCTTCGTTCTCACTCTCTTCTTTATCACTTTCTTGTACATTCTGTGCCGCTGCTTCTTCTTCATCGCTGTCTTCTTTCTCTTGTTCACTTTCacctttaaatttaaaaatcaaaacaaatttatttaaatttatactaatattcaataattatattattttataatacaccTAGGTATTCAATAACTACTCTATTGAACTCATGGTCATTCAATTATCGTTATTATCattgaattatatattatattatatatattatcattgaattatatattatattatatattatatattattatattattatgaattacATATCAACCGTGCAAGCAGTCTAAATTTTACCTCATgaaataatttttactattgCACTTAtaagcattcattatttgtataaccATTTATTATCTTAACAATACCTGAATGTTGTTCATTTTCTTCTTCGTTTTGATTTTCCACATCACTAGCTTCCTTCTCTTCTTTCTCAACATCTTCCATCTCTTCATCTTCTGCAATTCCTTCTTCCTCTTCTTCCTCCTCTTCTTCAGCCATTTGGTTATCAAGTTGTGCCAGTCTTGCCGACTAAAGAATAACAAAATCAGAGAtttaaaacac
The window above is part of the Antedon mediterranea chromosome 10, ecAntMedi1.1, whole genome shotgun sequence genome. Proteins encoded here:
- the LOC140060532 gene encoding phospholipase B1, membrane-associated-like — protein: MPTQVRRMIGKMKNDPFVDFENDWKLVTLFIGGNDLCQYCDNPNKFDPHQYVAYIDEALTIMQTDLPHTIVNVVIILNIPAVEEISSFKCDALHIVYCDCAMFLPNETAVHLRKITQNYQDWTIELLKSGKFDTKEDFTAISQPFFTKTDPPVDENGNPDFSFFAPDCFHFSSKGHSAGAGELWNNMMTPVGQKRTTWQPFSDLICPTKEHPYIFTNVNSRDDFDVTKDPSVPEPTEPSRSQVICGSITLIAMLFSFRLFV